In Nocardia asteroides, the following proteins share a genomic window:
- a CDS encoding APC family permease, which translates to MTGTEYSRFTAWLLEGAADPQHARHPGPLRKVDEADPQQRSWWRVMCLTGVDYFSTLGYQPGIAAVAAGALSPLATLVLVSLTLFGALPVYRRVARESPNGGGSLAMFADALPRWTGKFCILILLGFACTDFVITMTLSATDGAAHIIENPFAPAAWQDSRLIITLLLLGLLAAVFLKGFREAIGIAVVLVGVYLSLNAIVGAVGLWHVFTSEHRVIDWTEAMTTEHGSIWMMIAVSLLVFPKLALGLSGFETGVAVMPLIKGEPGDTPEYPRGRIIGARKLLTTAALIMSGFLLVSSFITVVLIPEQAFEPGGAANGRALAYLAHEYLGNGFGTVYDVATIAILWFAGASALAGLLNLVPRYLPRYGMAPEWARATRPLVLVFAVVAFGITWYFDADVDAQGAAYATGVLVLITSAAAAVTLSAHRKGERRKAIGFAVVTAVFVYTTITNVFERPEGVHLATLFILAVVGVSLASRVRRAFELRAIEVSFDAAAARLIDAAAATGVIRIVAHDVHERTPDRYAEKEAAQRRESHIPRTDPVLFLEVDVADASEFSTDLRVTAVEVGQHRVLGVQAAAVPNSIAAILFAVRDRTGLEPHIYFEWTEGDPIARFLEFLFLGSGEIAPVTREIIRRAEPDPARRPHVHVDS; encoded by the coding sequence GTGACCGGCACCGAGTACTCGCGCTTCACCGCCTGGCTGCTGGAAGGCGCCGCGGATCCCCAGCACGCCCGGCATCCCGGCCCGCTGCGCAAGGTCGACGAGGCCGACCCGCAGCAGCGGTCCTGGTGGCGGGTCATGTGCCTGACCGGTGTCGACTACTTCTCCACCCTCGGCTACCAGCCCGGCATCGCGGCCGTCGCGGCGGGCGCGCTCTCCCCGCTGGCGACCCTGGTCCTGGTGTCGCTCACCCTGTTCGGCGCGCTGCCGGTGTACCGCCGGGTCGCGCGCGAGAGCCCGAACGGCGGTGGGTCGCTGGCGATGTTCGCCGACGCCCTGCCCCGCTGGACGGGCAAGTTCTGCATCCTGATCCTGCTCGGCTTCGCCTGCACCGACTTCGTCATCACGATGACCCTGTCGGCCACCGACGGCGCCGCCCACATCATCGAGAACCCGTTCGCGCCCGCGGCCTGGCAGGATTCCCGGCTGATCATCACGCTCCTACTGCTCGGATTGCTCGCCGCCGTGTTCCTCAAGGGGTTTCGCGAGGCGATCGGGATCGCGGTGGTTCTGGTGGGGGTGTACCTGTCGCTCAACGCGATCGTCGGCGCGGTCGGGCTGTGGCACGTGTTCACCAGCGAGCACCGGGTGATCGACTGGACCGAGGCCATGACCACCGAGCACGGCAGCATCTGGATGATGATCGCCGTCTCGCTGCTGGTGTTCCCGAAACTCGCGCTCGGGTTGTCCGGTTTCGAGACCGGCGTCGCGGTGATGCCGCTGATCAAGGGCGAGCCGGGCGACACCCCGGAGTATCCGCGCGGGCGGATCATCGGCGCGCGCAAGCTGCTCACCACCGCCGCGCTGATCATGAGCGGATTCCTGCTCGTGTCCAGCTTCATCACCGTGGTCCTCATCCCGGAGCAGGCGTTCGAGCCCGGCGGCGCGGCCAACGGGCGGGCGCTGGCCTATCTGGCCCACGAGTACCTCGGCAACGGGTTCGGCACCGTCTACGACGTGGCCACCATCGCCATCCTCTGGTTCGCCGGCGCCTCCGCGCTGGCCGGGCTGCTCAACCTGGTGCCGCGGTATCTGCCGCGCTACGGCATGGCGCCGGAATGGGCGCGCGCCACCCGGCCGCTGGTGCTCGTCTTCGCGGTCGTGGCCTTCGGCATCACGTGGTACTTCGATGCCGACGTCGACGCCCAGGGCGCGGCCTACGCCACCGGCGTGCTGGTGCTGATCACCTCCGCCGCCGCGGCCGTGACCCTGTCGGCGCACCGGAAGGGCGAGCGCCGCAAGGCAATCGGGTTCGCGGTGGTCACCGCGGTGTTCGTGTACACGACGATCACCAATGTCTTCGAACGGCCCGAAGGCGTGCACCTGGCGACGCTGTTCATCCTCGCCGTCGTCGGCGTCTCGCTCGCCTCGCGGGTACGGCGGGCGTTCGAACTGCGGGCGATCGAGGTGAGTTTCGATGCGGCGGCCGCCCGGTTGATCGACGCGGCGGCCGCGACCGGGGTCATCCGGATCGTCGCCCACGACGTCCACGAGCGGACACCCGACCGGTACGCCGAGAAGGAAGCGGCGCAGCGCCGGGAGAGCCACATTCCGCGCACCGACCCGGTCCTGTTCCTCGAGGTGGACGTGGCCGACGCCTCGGAGTTCAGCACCGATCTGCGGGTCACCGCGGTCGAGGTCGGGCAGCATCGCGTGCTCGGTGTGCAGGCGGCCGCGGTGCCCAATTCGATCGCGGCCATCCTGTTCGCCGTCCGCGACCGGACCGGGCTGGAACCGCACATCTACTTCGAATGGACCGAGGGCGATCCGATCGCCCGGTTCCTGGAGTTCCTGTTCCTCGGCTCGGGTGAGATCGCGCCGGTGACCAGGGAGATCATCCGGCGCGCCGAACCCGACCCGGCCCGCAGGCCGCACGTGCACGTCGACAGCTGA